The following are from one region of the Halobacteriovorax vibrionivorans genome:
- the leuS gene encoding leucine--tRNA ligase → MQYNFGEIEPKWQKFWEDNKTFRTDSTDKTKPKYYVLDMFPYPSGAGLHVGHVEGYTATDILARFKRMNGHNVLHPMGWDSFGLPAENYAIKTGTHPNVITKENIGNFTRQLKACGFSYDWDREIATSSIDYYKWTQWIFTQLYNKGLAFEDEISVNWCPELKTVLANEEVIDGKSEVGGHPVVRKPMKQWMLKITEYADRLLEDLDDLDWPESLKELQRNWIGRSEGAQVSFEVKGADSKIDVFTTRPDTLFGATYMVLAPEHDLVAKITTEDQKADIEAYIKEAALKSDLDRTDLNKNKSGVFTGAYAINPLNGKEIPIWIADYVLISYGTGAIMAVPAHDERDWEFAKKYDLEILPVLEGGDVNEAAFTGDGTHINSDFLDGLNKEDAISKVIAHLEEKNIGKKEINYKLRDWLFSRQRYWGEPFPILKFEDGTVRCLDEDELPVGLPEVEKYEPSGTGESPLARIDDWLYLTDPKTGKKARRETNTMPQWAGSCWYYLRFIDPKNSEVAWDKQLEEYWMPVDLYVGGVEHAVLHLLYARFWHKVLFDLGLVSTKEPFQKLFNQGLILDEHGEKMSKSKGNTVNPDDIIKEYGADALRLYEMFMGPLEKVKPWQTKGVKGVFNFLRKSFTFYGNPENTYEGEEKNQDVLKHLHKTIKKVTEDVENLRFNTAISAMMVMNNEVIKLGQVSVETAKAFTRLLSPFAPHAAEEMWANLGETTSCSLAPWPAFDPELAKDDLITMAIQVNGKTRSTIDVPADISKEDFLAQAKADEKVAKFITGTIVKEIYVPGRICNIVVKG, encoded by the coding sequence ATGCAGTACAACTTTGGTGAGATTGAACCAAAATGGCAAAAGTTTTGGGAAGACAACAAAACTTTTAGAACCGACTCAACAGACAAAACGAAACCTAAATACTATGTATTGGATATGTTTCCTTATCCATCAGGTGCAGGACTTCACGTTGGTCACGTTGAAGGATACACAGCAACAGATATCTTAGCTCGTTTTAAAAGAATGAATGGGCACAATGTTCTTCACCCAATGGGTTGGGATTCATTTGGACTTCCTGCTGAGAACTACGCCATCAAAACGGGAACTCACCCAAATGTAATAACAAAAGAAAATATTGGAAACTTCACAAGACAACTAAAGGCTTGTGGATTCTCATATGATTGGGATCGTGAGATCGCAACTTCAAGTATTGATTACTATAAGTGGACTCAATGGATCTTTACTCAACTTTATAATAAAGGCCTAGCTTTTGAAGATGAGATTTCTGTTAACTGGTGTCCTGAACTTAAGACAGTTCTAGCTAACGAAGAAGTAATCGATGGAAAATCTGAAGTTGGTGGCCACCCAGTTGTTAGAAAACCAATGAAGCAGTGGATGTTAAAGATTACTGAATACGCAGACCGTCTTCTCGAAGATCTTGATGATCTTGATTGGCCAGAGTCTCTAAAAGAGTTACAAAGAAATTGGATTGGTCGCTCTGAAGGTGCACAGGTTTCTTTTGAAGTAAAAGGTGCAGATTCGAAAATTGATGTTTTCACAACTCGTCCAGATACTCTTTTTGGTGCAACGTACATGGTCCTAGCTCCTGAACACGACCTAGTTGCAAAAATTACCACTGAAGATCAAAAAGCAGATATTGAAGCCTATATCAAAGAAGCGGCCCTTAAGTCTGATCTTGATCGAACGGATCTAAATAAGAATAAGTCCGGTGTTTTCACTGGCGCTTATGCAATCAACCCTCTTAATGGAAAAGAGATTCCAATTTGGATTGCTGATTATGTCCTAATCTCGTACGGAACAGGAGCGATCATGGCCGTTCCAGCTCATGACGAAAGAGACTGGGAATTTGCTAAGAAATACGACCTTGAAATCCTTCCAGTCCTTGAAGGTGGAGACGTTAATGAAGCGGCCTTCACTGGAGATGGTACCCATATTAATTCAGACTTCCTAGATGGGCTAAATAAAGAAGATGCGATTTCAAAAGTTATCGCTCACCTTGAAGAAAAAAATATCGGAAAGAAAGAAATTAACTACAAGCTTCGCGACTGGTTATTTTCTCGTCAAAGATACTGGGGAGAACCATTCCCAATTTTAAAATTTGAAGATGGAACTGTAAGATGTCTTGATGAAGATGAGCTTCCAGTTGGTCTTCCTGAAGTTGAAAAGTATGAACCATCGGGAACTGGTGAGTCACCACTAGCTCGCATTGATGATTGGTTATACTTAACTGATCCAAAGACAGGCAAGAAAGCAAGACGTGAAACAAATACAATGCCTCAGTGGGCAGGATCTTGTTGGTACTACCTTCGCTTCATTGATCCAAAGAACTCTGAAGTTGCATGGGATAAGCAATTAGAAGAATACTGGATGCCAGTCGATCTGTATGTTGGTGGAGTTGAGCACGCTGTTCTTCACCTACTCTACGCTCGCTTCTGGCACAAGGTTCTATTTGATCTTGGACTTGTTTCCACAAAAGAGCCATTCCAGAAACTTTTCAACCAAGGTCTTATCCTAGATGAGCATGGTGAGAAGATGAGTAAGTCAAAAGGAAATACTGTAAACCCAGATGATATCATCAAAGAATACGGTGCAGATGCTCTTAGACTTTATGAAATGTTCATGGGGCCACTTGAAAAAGTTAAGCCGTGGCAAACAAAAGGTGTAAAAGGAGTATTTAACTTCCTTAGAAAATCATTCACTTTCTATGGAAACCCAGAAAATACTTACGAAGGTGAAGAGAAGAATCAAGATGTTCTAAAACACCTACACAAGACAATTAAAAAAGTTACTGAAGATGTTGAAAACCTTCGTTTTAACACAGCGATCTCAGCAATGATGGTAATGAATAACGAAGTTATTAAACTTGGACAGGTTTCAGTTGAGACGGCCAAAGCATTTACAAGACTTCTTTCTCCATTTGCTCCACACGCTGCTGAAGAGATGTGGGCAAATTTAGGTGAAACAACTTCTTGTTCACTTGCTCCGTGGCCGGCCTTTGATCCTGAGCTTGCTAAAGATGACCTAATCACAATGGCCATCCAAGTAAATGGTAAAACGAGATCTACAATTGATGTACCTGCTGATATCTCAAAAGAAGACTTTCTTGCACAGGCCAAGGCCGATGAGAAAGTAGCAAAGTTTATCACGGGAACAATTGTTAAAGAGATCTACGTTCCGGGAAGAATTTGTAACATTGTAGTTAAAGGATAA